From one Nonomuraea polychroma genomic stretch:
- a CDS encoding PP2C family protein-serine/threonine phosphatase, which translates to MAADGRERGRGRPLLSTPVFVVGILGVTVLVVGLDIVVGTTLRLLPLLIFLPSIVAGLGPVWATVMASVWVVLVVAVTQAYVGKDPADDALAIAFTALFGVVSVLSCRYRVRREEEVVRLRSAGAALQRQIVRPLPLRTGEVVVDGLYQPVEEDAMVGGDMYEVAASPHGTRVLIADVQGKGLPAIGTALAVLGAFREAAYREDTLTGVVEALESAVARHNLGAVRTGEPERMVTALVLDIGREPRVEAVNCGHIPPYVIHEGDADQAAIGVPAVPLGLAALAPAPRRSVCFPFPYGATLLLCTDGVTEARDPQGAFYPLEQRLRTWAREPPARLAASLEADLRRFTRAAPRDDVAVLTVTRTGQPPP; encoded by the coding sequence GTGGCAGCTGACGGGCGGGAACGGGGACGGGGGCGGCCCCTTCTCTCGACGCCGGTGTTCGTGGTGGGAATCCTCGGCGTTACAGTGCTGGTGGTCGGGCTGGACATCGTCGTGGGGACGACGCTGCGGCTGCTGCCACTGCTGATCTTCCTGCCGTCCATTGTTGCGGGCCTCGGTCCCGTGTGGGCGACCGTCATGGCATCGGTGTGGGTCGTGCTGGTGGTGGCGGTGACCCAGGCCTACGTCGGCAAAGACCCCGCCGACGACGCGCTGGCGATCGCGTTCACCGCACTGTTCGGGGTGGTCAGCGTGCTCAGCTGCCGCTACCGCGTACGACGCGAGGAGGAGGTTGTAAGGCTGCGCTCCGCCGGGGCGGCGCTGCAGCGTCAGATCGTGCGCCCGTTGCCGCTGCGCACCGGCGAGGTGGTCGTGGACGGGCTCTACCAGCCGGTGGAGGAGGACGCGATGGTCGGTGGCGACATGTACGAGGTGGCCGCCTCTCCCCATGGGACCCGCGTGCTCATCGCGGACGTGCAGGGCAAGGGGCTACCCGCGATCGGCACCGCGCTGGCCGTGCTGGGGGCCTTCAGGGAAGCGGCGTATCGGGAGGACACGCTCACCGGGGTCGTGGAGGCGCTGGAGTCGGCCGTGGCAAGGCACAACCTGGGCGCCGTACGGACCGGCGAGCCCGAGCGGATGGTCACCGCGTTGGTGCTCGACATCGGCAGGGAACCGCGGGTCGAGGCGGTCAACTGCGGGCACATCCCGCCGTACGTCATCCACGAAGGCGACGCCGACCAGGCGGCGATCGGCGTGCCGGCCGTGCCCCTCGGCCTGGCCGCGCTGGCTCCCGCGCCGCGCCGTAGCGTGTGCTTCCCCTTCCCGTACGGGGCGACGCTGCTGCTGTGCACCGACGGCGTCACCGAGGCCCGCGACCCGCAGGGCGCCTTCTACCCGCTGGAGCAGCGCCTGCGCACCTGGGCGCGAGAGCCGCCTGCCAGGCTGGCCGCGTCACTGGAGGCCGACCTGCGGCGGTTCACCAGAGCCGCCCCGCGTGACGACGTGGCGGTCCTCACGGTGACGAGGACCGGCCAGCCGCCCCCGTGA